One window of the Rosa rugosa chromosome 3, drRosRugo1.1, whole genome shotgun sequence genome contains the following:
- the LOC133737529 gene encoding ATPase family AAA domain-containing protein FIGL1-like, producing MQVRCVDILRDSKGNLPRMLKNLDPFFMLFICNEWMNKYPIVRWHEIVELCGPKDAVGDMSLWHLLQPKLYRLSSSCRCPQSNLLLFGPEGSGKMLFAQGIAGEAKATFFHFNAASLETENLSLSMPHFIEAIWSSSFSGIMMPEGDYLDTFDLVKSLRFNWGNLRKKEFPQLGNDSFTAQILCGEKDFPDRVISGRADE from the exons ATGCAAGTGAGATG CGTTGACATCCTTCGTGATAGCAAGGGGAATCTTCCTCGCATGTTGAAGAATCTGGACCCATTCTTTATGCTGTTTATTTGTAATGAATGGATGAACAAATATCCCATTGTGAGATGGCACGAGATAG TGGAGCTTTGTGGACCGAAAGATGCCGTGGGGGATATGTCTCTGTGGCATCTTTTGCAACCAAAACTCTATCGTCTTTCTTCAAGTTGTCGGTGCCCCCAGTCTAATCTATTGCTGTTTGGTCCGGAG GGATCTGGTAAAATGTTGTTCGCCCAAGGAATTGCGGGGGAAGCGAAAGCcacctttttccattttaatgcTGCTTCATTGGAAACTGAAAAT TTGTCATTATCCATGCCTCATTTTATTGAGGCAATCTGGTCTTCAAGTTTTTCTGGAATT ATGATGCCCGAGGGTGATTATCTTGATACCTTCGACTTGGTCAAGAGTTTGAGATTTAACTGGGGTAACCTCAGGAAAAAGGAATTCCCTCAGCTTGGGAATGATTCGTTCACTGCTCAAATCTTGTGTGGAGAAAAAGACTTCCCTGACCGAGTTATTTCTGGCAGAGCTGATGAATGA